A part of Paenibacillus sp. sptzw28 genomic DNA contains:
- a CDS encoding alkaline phosphatase family protein — MKRIAWASLIVIVLLSIMSGIAAGQTPDSRAGVPARPGSVAAGKLIPDSPDHIVIVIEENHSYKDIIGSPNAPFINELAKQGAVFSNSYGVRHPSEPNYLALFSGSTQGVKDDSCRHSFNKPNLGAELIKSGHSFGGYSEDLPSVGSAVCSMKGYGRKHNPWSDFTNVPKSANMPLTKFPSDYRKLPTVSIVIPNMSHDMHDGTVKEADQWLKNHMESYIKWAKQHNSLFILTWDEDDFSKSNHIPTIFAGPMIKAGVDHEKINHLNVLRTIEDLYHLDHVGETGSSSPITGVWNRPKA, encoded by the coding sequence ATGAAAAGAATTGCTTGGGCATCGTTAATCGTAATCGTATTATTATCCATTATGAGCGGCATTGCTGCAGGACAAACTCCCGATAGCCGCGCAGGCGTTCCAGCCCGTCCGGGTTCGGTTGCGGCAGGGAAACTAATTCCGGATTCACCCGACCATATTGTAATCGTCATCGAAGAGAATCATTCGTATAAGGACATCATCGGCAGCCCGAATGCACCGTTTATAAACGAGCTGGCGAAGCAAGGGGCTGTATTCTCGAACTCATACGGTGTCCGGCATCCCAGCGAGCCGAATTATCTGGCATTGTTCTCCGGCTCCACGCAAGGCGTAAAGGACGATTCCTGCCGCCATTCGTTCAATAAACCGAATTTAGGCGCGGAATTGATTAAATCAGGGCATTCGTTCGGCGGCTATTCGGAGGATTTGCCGTCTGTCGGTTCTGCCGTATGCAGTATGAAAGGCTACGGGAGAAAGCATAATCCCTGGTCCGATTTTACAAACGTTCCTAAATCGGCGAATATGCCGTTGACGAAATTTCCATCCGATTACCGGAAGCTGCCTACGGTTTCTATTGTCATTCCGAATATGTCGCATGACATGCATGACGGGACCGTCAAAGAGGCGGATCAATGGTTGAAAAATCATATGGAATCCTACATCAAGTGGGCAAAGCAGCATAACAGTCTCTTTATTCTGACTTGGGACGAGGATGACTTTTCGAAGAGCAATCATATTCCGACGATTTTCGCCGGGCCTATGATCAAAGCAGGCGTGGACCATGAAAAAATAAACCACCTGAACGTACTGCGAACGATAGAGGATTTGTACCATCTTGACCATGTGGGAGAAACCGGCTCATCCTCGCCGATAACCGGTGTGTGGAACCGGCCCAAAGCATGA
- a CDS encoding MGDG synthase family glycosyltransferase: MQNEKILILTGNYGEGHLKSAAAIRDSLKISHPSAEPIILDVMELTNPYFQSISRYIFLKSVKKLPSVYGYLYRKTRPVNPFSQFLKKLNHFGLGRLLNVLETMRPSIVISTFPIAAGVMSFLKTHGLTGVPTATIITDYTVHSYWVYPLTDLYIVGSDEVKQGLLRHHIPGNQISVTGIPVRLEFSQFHDSELLKKKHNLDPSLPTVLLMGGGFGLFGEGLDRIDAFEQAAVRFQLVIVCGRNEKLKQQLNTKLKHSKHRIVIIGYTDYVHELMAVSDLLVTKAGGLTISEAMTMELPMIVYKPLPGQEEDNVKYLLKSGTALHADTLQELVNQISECFLQPNILKSMREKSRKSAKRRAGFDAADVIWQLRYQHVTAGMC, from the coding sequence ATGCAGAATGAAAAGATCCTGATACTTACTGGAAATTATGGCGAGGGTCATCTGAAGTCCGCCGCCGCCATAAGAGATTCGCTCAAAATCAGCCACCCGAGCGCAGAGCCGATCATTCTGGATGTCATGGAGCTGACCAACCCTTACTTTCAATCGATAAGCCGTTATATTTTTCTGAAAAGCGTCAAGAAGCTTCCTTCGGTTTACGGATATTTATATCGCAAAACAAGGCCTGTAAATCCGTTTTCCCAATTTCTCAAAAAACTGAATCATTTCGGTCTTGGACGTCTCTTGAATGTGCTTGAGACGATGCGTCCATCGATCGTAATATCCACTTTCCCTATCGCTGCCGGGGTCATGTCGTTTCTTAAAACCCATGGTCTAACGGGTGTCCCTACGGCAACGATCATTACCGATTATACGGTTCACAGCTATTGGGTTTACCCGCTTACCGATCTTTATATCGTCGGCTCTGATGAGGTGAAGCAGGGATTGCTCCGTCACCATATACCCGGCAATCAGATATCGGTTACGGGAATCCCAGTCCGGCTCGAATTCAGTCAATTTCACGATTCTGAGCTGCTGAAGAAGAAGCATAATCTGGATCCCTCACTTCCAACCGTACTGCTTATGGGCGGCGGATTCGGCCTTTTTGGAGAGGGATTGGATAGAATAGACGCTTTCGAGCAGGCAGCGGTCAGGTTTCAATTGGTAATCGTCTGCGGTCGCAATGAAAAGCTGAAGCAGCAGTTGAATACGAAGCTGAAGCACTCCAAGCATCGAATAGTGATCATCGGCTACACCGACTATGTGCACGAGCTGATGGCGGTTTCGGATTTATTGGTTACCAAAGCAGGAGGACTGACGATCTCGGAAGCGATGACGATGGAGCTGCCCATGATTGTTTATAAGCCGCTGCCCGGACAGGAAGAAGATAATGTAAAATACTTACTGAAATCGGGGACAGCACTTCATGCAGATACGCTTCAGGAATTGGTGAACCAGATCTCGGAGTGCTTCCTGCAGCCCAATATACTTAAGTCCATGCGGGAGAAATCTCGTAAAAGCGCGAAAAGACGAGCAGGGTTCGACGCGGCCGACGTGATTTGGCAGCTTCGTTATCAGCACGTGACGGCGGGAATGTGTTAG
- the pruA gene encoding L-glutamate gamma-semialdehyde dehydrogenase, translating to MKPYRPEPFTDFSDTENHEALAASIRLVQGELGREYPLIIGGRRIMTEDTFNSINPSNSSQIIGTMSKANAQLAEQAIQSAGETFQVWSQTPVRERARLLFKAAAILRRRKHEFNAWLMLEAGKPRAEADADTAEAIDFMEYYGRQMIEMSETASSKLVWMNGEDNDLQYIPLGVGVVIPPWNFPLAIMAGMTTAAVVAGNTVVLKPASATPVVAFKFIELMEEAGMPAGVAQFLPGSGSEIGDFLVTHKLTRFISFTGSREVGQRIFELSAKSAPGQIWLKRFVGELGGKDAIVVDGEADLEAAARAIVSSAFGYSGQKCSACSRAIVHHKVYDAVLERCIELTANLTAGDVLDFGNYTGPVIDRSAYNKISGYMETGASEGRLMLGGGKADTPGYFIQPAIFADLGPDSVLMQEEIFGPILAFCKAGSFDEALDIANNTDYGLTGAVFSTNPSHLEAARSRFHVGNLYINRKCTGAIVGVHPFGGFNMSGTDSKAGGPDYLLQFTQLKLISEQL from the coding sequence ATGAAGCCATACCGGCCGGAACCGTTTACCGATTTTTCAGATACAGAGAATCATGAAGCACTCGCCGCTTCCATAAGACTCGTACAGGGTGAGCTTGGACGCGAATACCCGCTTATTATCGGCGGGCGCCGAATAATGACGGAAGATACGTTTAACTCAATCAATCCTTCTAACAGCAGTCAAATTATCGGCACAATGTCCAAAGCAAATGCACAGCTTGCCGAGCAAGCGATTCAAAGCGCCGGCGAAACGTTCCAAGTCTGGTCTCAGACCCCTGTCCGTGAGCGGGCAAGGCTGCTGTTCAAGGCTGCCGCTATACTGCGACGACGGAAGCATGAATTTAACGCCTGGCTTATGCTTGAGGCAGGAAAGCCGCGCGCCGAGGCGGATGCAGACACTGCCGAAGCGATTGATTTTATGGAATATTATGGGCGTCAAATGATCGAAATGAGTGAAACTGCTTCGAGTAAGCTCGTCTGGATGAACGGGGAGGACAACGACCTTCAATACATCCCGCTCGGCGTCGGTGTCGTCATTCCGCCGTGGAACTTCCCCCTCGCGATCATGGCAGGCATGACGACCGCCGCCGTCGTCGCAGGCAATACTGTCGTATTGAAGCCGGCAAGCGCGACGCCGGTCGTCGCCTTTAAATTCATCGAACTGATGGAGGAGGCGGGAATGCCGGCCGGAGTTGCGCAGTTCTTGCCGGGAAGCGGCTCCGAGATCGGCGATTTCCTTGTCACCCACAAGCTGACACGGTTCATCTCGTTTACCGGCTCCCGAGAAGTAGGGCAGCGGATATTCGAGCTTTCGGCCAAATCCGCTCCGGGACAAATCTGGTTAAAACGCTTTGTCGGCGAGCTGGGCGGTAAGGATGCGATTGTAGTCGACGGCGAAGCGGACCTGGAGGCAGCCGCCAGGGCGATCGTATCGTCCGCATTCGGTTACTCCGGACAGAAGTGCTCGGCGTGTTCACGTGCAATCGTGCACCATAAGGTCTATGACGCCGTCCTGGAGCGCTGCATAGAGCTTACGGCGAACCTTACGGCGGGCGATGTGCTTGATTTCGGCAATTACACGGGACCGGTCATCGACCGGAGTGCCTATAATAAAATATCCGGGTACATGGAAACCGGGGCAAGTGAAGGGCGGCTTATGCTTGGTGGAGGAAAGGCGGATACCCCGGGCTATTTCATTCAACCGGCTATTTTCGCCGATCTGGGGCCGGATTCGGTGCTTATGCAGGAGGAAATATTCGGCCCCATTCTGGCATTCTGCAAGGCGGGATCGTTTGACGAGGCGCTCGATATTGCAAATAATACAGATTACGGCTTGACCGGTGCGGTATTCTCGACGAATCCGAGCCATTTGGAAGCCGCACGCAGCCGGTTCCATGTCGGTAATTTATATATTAACCGGAAATGTACAGGTGCGATCGTCGGCGTTCATCCATTCGGCGGCTTCAACATGTCGGGCACGGACTCCAAGGCCGGAGGTCCGGATTATTTGCTCCAATTCACGCAGCTGAAGCTGATCTCCGAGCAGCTGTAG
- a CDS encoding ornithine--oxo-acid transaminase translates to MSHNTDVMTKTERYGAHNYHPLPIVIAKAEGVWVEDQGGNRYMDMLSGYSALNQGHRHPRIIEALKCQADLVTLTSRAFYNEPLAELLEMLTALTGKNMILPMNTGVEAVETAVKAARRWGYRVKGIADGQAEIIVCSGNFHGRTITVTSFSSEPSYREDFGPFTPGFTIIPYGDTEALERAITPRTAAFLVEPIQGEAGVVIPPGGYLRRAAALCQENNVLLMADEIQTGFGRTGKRFACDWEKVVPDVYIMGKALGGGVFPVSAVAADSSILGLFEPGSHGSTFGGNPLASAVAIAALRVTEEERLAERSLELGDRMLAMLRTIQHPDIIDIRGKGLLIAIETGGPARRYCEKLKEAGLLCKETHDHVIRLAPPLIISEADMKWAVERIKDVFRSLQ, encoded by the coding sequence ATGAGCCACAATACCGATGTTATGACCAAGACGGAGCGCTACGGCGCACATAATTATCATCCGCTTCCGATTGTTATCGCCAAGGCCGAAGGCGTCTGGGTCGAGGACCAAGGCGGAAACCGCTACATGGATATGTTAAGCGGTTATTCCGCTTTGAACCAGGGGCACCGGCACCCGCGCATTATTGAGGCATTGAAGTGTCAGGCCGACCTTGTAACATTGACCTCCAGGGCATTCTATAACGAGCCGCTTGCCGAGCTGCTGGAAATGCTCACCGCCCTGACCGGCAAAAATATGATCCTGCCGATGAACACAGGCGTTGAAGCCGTAGAGACAGCGGTCAAAGCGGCTCGGCGCTGGGGCTACCGGGTGAAGGGCATTGCGGACGGACAGGCGGAAATCATCGTCTGTTCCGGAAATTTTCACGGCCGGACCATTACGGTTACCTCTTTCTCTTCGGAGCCCTCGTACCGGGAAGACTTCGGTCCGTTCACTCCTGGGTTTACAATCATTCCGTATGGCGATACGGAAGCATTGGAACGCGCGATAACGCCGCGCACGGCAGCGTTCCTGGTCGAGCCGATCCAGGGAGAGGCCGGCGTTGTCATTCCGCCGGGCGGATATCTGCGGCGAGCGGCAGCTCTGTGCCAAGAGAATAACGTCCTGCTCATGGCTGACGAAATCCAGACCGGGTTCGGCCGCACCGGCAAACGGTTCGCCTGCGATTGGGAGAAAGTCGTCCCCGACGTTTATATAATGGGTAAGGCGCTGGGGGGAGGCGTTTTCCCCGTCTCCGCCGTTGCGGCGGACAGCAGCATACTTGGTCTATTCGAGCCCGGCTCCCACGGATCTACCTTCGGCGGGAATCCACTGGCAAGCGCCGTCGCCATTGCGGCACTGCGGGTAACCGAGGAGGAGCGGCTGGCTGAACGGTCGCTTGAACTTGGCGACCGGATGCTGGCAATGCTGCGCACGATTCAGCATCCGGACATTATCGATATCCGGGGGAAAGGGCTGCTCATTGCCATTGAAACAGGCGGTCCCGCCCGCCGCTATTGCGAGAAATTGAAGGAAGCGGGGCTCTTATGCAAGGAAACGCATGACCACGTTATTCGTCTCGCACCGCCGTTAATTATTTCGGAGGCCGACATGAAATGGGCCGTTGAACGTATTAAGGACGTTTTCAGATCACTCCAGTAG
- a CDS encoding sensor histidine kinase KdpD — protein MIYITIVSVIAALAFFIRFIFMKKEMTSITRQLKQYNNRTTEKKIDLAFYDKHLEALAAEINRQSDLVTEANARRRRTEDELRQAVSNMSHDIRTPLTSIFGYIQLLEAEELTMEEKKEYLSVIRNRTKRLQELLNDFFELSLIESVDYPLRLERLKMTNAVSEILIGFYDRFNEQGIKTAIHLPDEEIVIIADDSAVKRVIENLLLNAVVHSSGSVSVHLEKRHSTAVLTVSNEAKHVTEYNLGMLFDRFYKADRARSGKGTGLGLSIAKSLMLKMDGKLSAELKAGRLHMKCEWKLSTAV, from the coding sequence ATGATCTATATCACGATTGTTTCGGTTATAGCCGCGTTAGCTTTCTTCATCCGCTTTATCTTCATGAAGAAAGAAATGACAAGCATTACCAGGCAGCTTAAACAATACAACAACCGAACCACTGAGAAGAAAATCGATCTTGCGTTTTACGATAAGCACCTGGAAGCGCTTGCGGCCGAGATCAATCGCCAGTCCGATCTCGTTACGGAGGCCAATGCCCGGAGAAGACGGACTGAAGATGAGCTTAGGCAGGCGGTTTCCAATATGTCGCACGACATCCGCACACCGCTTACCTCTATCTTCGGGTATATCCAGCTGCTCGAAGCCGAGGAGCTTACGATGGAGGAGAAGAAAGAATACTTGTCGGTTATTAGAAACCGGACCAAGCGGCTGCAGGAACTGTTGAACGATTTCTTCGAATTGTCCCTGATTGAATCCGTCGACTATCCATTAAGGCTGGAGAGGTTAAAAATGACTAACGCGGTCTCGGAAATCCTGATTGGATTCTATGACCGGTTTAACGAACAAGGCATTAAGACGGCTATTCACCTGCCTGATGAAGAAATTGTTATTATCGCTGATGACTCTGCGGTAAAAAGAGTCATTGAAAACCTTCTTCTCAATGCGGTCGTTCATTCAAGCGGAAGCGTGTCGGTTCACCTTGAGAAGCGGCATTCAACTGCCGTATTGACGGTAAGCAATGAAGCCAAACATGTAACCGAATACAACCTGGGGATGCTGTTCGACCGGTTTTACAAAGCGGACCGGGCAAGGTCCGGTAAAGGCACCGGGCTCGGCTTATCCATAGCCAAAAGCCTGATGTTAAAAATGGACGGGAAGCTATCCGCCGAGCTAAAAGCCGGCAGGCTGCACATGAAATGCGAGTGGAAGCTGAGCACGGCAGTCTAG
- a CDS encoding ABC transporter permease — MDNLVKAELFKLRKDRSFWTLVYLLIAFGAAYPIIEYIDNLSDGVKQSTGIEFFIKGLGGNAYIIKFGAAIFAGFFIASEYSTGVMKTIASSGSSRSRIFAAKLLGFSAGTMVISVLFPLVSAAVASLFSGIGEFPAAVDGLYIWRTAGLSLLYAAGIASIAAFFSAIFTESGKTIGFSMVFFLLVDSILAGIGSYLPLLRTVYDYSVFKLIQDIGKFSLNNSEMATIVLVPVITFIVFGLLSILVYRRKEIK, encoded by the coding sequence ATGGATAATCTCGTCAAAGCGGAATTATTCAAGCTGCGTAAAGACAGATCGTTCTGGACGCTCGTTTACCTTCTCATCGCCTTTGGTGCTGCATATCCGATCATCGAGTATATTGACAATCTCTCGGACGGTGTTAAACAGAGCACAGGCATTGAATTCTTTATTAAGGGACTCGGGGGAAATGCGTACATCATTAAGTTCGGAGCTGCGATTTTCGCCGGGTTTTTCATTGCCAGCGAGTATTCGACGGGCGTCATGAAGACAATCGCATCGTCAGGCAGCAGCAGAAGCCGGATATTTGCAGCCAAGCTGCTTGGCTTCTCAGCAGGGACGATGGTCATCTCCGTGTTGTTCCCATTGGTAAGCGCTGCGGTAGCTTCGCTTTTCTCCGGGATCGGTGAATTTCCGGCAGCCGTTGACGGACTTTATATATGGAGAACGGCAGGCTTGTCGCTGCTTTATGCGGCGGGCATCGCTTCCATTGCAGCGTTCTTCTCGGCTATCTTCACGGAGAGCGGCAAGACGATCGGCTTCTCAATGGTGTTCTTCCTTCTTGTCGATTCAATCCTCGCCGGTATAGGCAGTTATCTCCCGCTGCTTAGGACCGTATATGATTACTCGGTGTTCAAGCTCATTCAGGATATCGGTAAATTCAGCCTGAATAACAGCGAAATGGCAACGATCGTGCTTGTACCGGTTATAACGTTTATTGTTTTCGGGCTCCTGAGTATTCTGGTCTATCGCAGGAAGGAAATTAAATAG
- a CDS encoding ABC transporter ATP-binding protein, with the protein MNEYVLRTNNLSKKFKNSYALDKVNLSIRKGAIYGFIGQNGAGKSTLIRIATGLAFPTGGSIELFGESGAQELTLARKRIGSIIEGPALYPHMTAEDNLEAHRILKGIPGKECTRKTLALVGLEETGKKKAKNFSLGMKQRLGLAIALLGDPEFLILDEPTNGLDPMGVVEMRELLKRLNRQQGITILISSHILSELHLLASHYGIIHHGNLLEQLTSKELQEKCQQYLHIKVNNPGKAAAVIEHELATTDFEVMPESVIKLYKHLEQPGKVSAALSAAGLVIEQFMPMGEDLEGFFTKRIGGLHHG; encoded by the coding sequence ATGAACGAATATGTTCTCAGGACCAATAATCTCAGCAAAAAATTTAAGAACAGCTATGCTTTGGATAAAGTCAATCTTTCGATCCGAAAAGGCGCTATATACGGGTTTATCGGACAGAACGGGGCTGGCAAATCAACCCTGATCCGAATCGCGACAGGACTTGCCTTCCCTACGGGCGGTTCAATCGAGCTGTTCGGTGAGAGCGGCGCCCAGGAGCTTACACTTGCCCGCAAGCGGATCGGATCCATTATTGAAGGACCGGCCTTGTACCCGCATATGACGGCTGAGGACAATCTGGAGGCTCATAGAATTCTGAAAGGGATCCCCGGTAAAGAGTGTACCCGGAAAACACTGGCTCTCGTCGGACTGGAAGAGACGGGCAAGAAGAAGGCAAAGAACTTCTCATTAGGTATGAAGCAACGGCTGGGCCTTGCGATCGCCTTGCTGGGAGACCCGGAGTTTCTCATACTCGACGAGCCGACTAACGGGCTGGATCCGATGGGCGTTGTCGAGATGAGAGAGCTGCTAAAGCGGTTGAACCGCCAGCAGGGAATTACCATTCTCATATCGAGCCACATCTTGAGCGAGCTGCATTTGCTGGCGAGCCACTACGGCATTATTCATCACGGCAATCTGCTGGAGCAGCTGACAAGCAAGGAGCTGCAGGAGAAGTGTCAGCAGTATTTGCATATTAAAGTGAACAATCCGGGTAAAGCAGCGGCGGTCATTGAACATGAGCTTGCCACCACCGACTTTGAGGTGATGCCGGAGAGTGTCATCAAGCTGTATAAGCATCTGGAACAACCGGGCAAAGTCTCGGCCGCCTTATCCGCCGCCGGGCTCGTAATTGAGCAATTCATGCCGATGGGAGAAGATTTGGAAGGCTTCTTCACGAAGCGGATCGGGGGGCTGCATCATGGATAA
- a CDS encoding response regulator transcription factor, protein MEKPVNILVVEDDDDINRLLCGILRKSGYSPQPAYSGTEALLYLEKQEWHMVLLDLMLPGMTGEELLARINRQGSYPVIVISAKEERQTKIETLRTGADDYITKPFDIEEVSARIDSHLRRFARFTPQTGQILLKHKDVTLDPYAKTVSVNDSELSLTAREYGILALLMSSPRKIFTKANVFESVWGDDFLGDDNTINVHMSNLRTKLAKVNPGEEYIETIWGMGYRLKS, encoded by the coding sequence ATGGAGAAACCGGTAAATATTTTGGTGGTGGAAGATGATGACGACATCAACCGGTTATTGTGCGGGATTTTGAGGAAAAGCGGTTATTCCCCTCAGCCTGCCTATTCCGGGACGGAGGCGCTGCTTTATTTGGAGAAGCAGGAATGGCATATGGTTTTGCTGGATTTAATGCTGCCCGGAATGACCGGGGAAGAGCTTCTAGCCCGAATCAATCGGCAAGGCTCGTATCCTGTAATCGTGATCTCGGCTAAAGAAGAGCGCCAGACCAAAATTGAAACGCTGCGGACGGGTGCGGATGATTATATTACGAAGCCCTTCGATATTGAGGAAGTATCGGCCCGTATCGACTCACATTTAAGGAGATTCGCACGCTTTACCCCACAGACCGGACAAATTCTTCTCAAGCACAAGGATGTCACTCTCGATCCGTATGCGAAGACTGTATCCGTGAATGATTCGGAGCTGAGCTTGACGGCGCGGGAATATGGCATTTTGGCGCTTCTCATGTCGTCTCCGCGAAAGATTTTCACGAAAGCAAATGTTTTTGAGAGCGTGTGGGGCGACGATTTTCTTGGCGATGACAATACGATCAATGTCCATATGAGCAATTTGAGAACGAAGCTGGCGAAAGTAAATCCGGGTGAAGAGTATATCGAGACGATTTGGGGCATGGGGTATCGCCTTAAGTCTTAA
- a CDS encoding bifunctional DedA family/phosphatase PAP2 family protein encodes MQFLTQWLDHYGYGVLFIALALEMLALPLPGEILLSYTGLQIYEGKLNWLLSLASAGAGAIAGITAAYWIGFKLGKPFFEKYGSRFHMGPEKLAQVSEWFDKYGNKLLIISFFLPGVRHFTGYFSGVTRMSFRKYAVFAYSGALLWVGVFITLGKLLGPKWEKYHHTINRYLLIAGIAAFVVFILVYLYRKNKQLIFTRMTDLLEAGIRHFHSLGKVKFIVLSAFAVFILFFSLMIGLIQDFLAQEFSLFDQLTSYLVHAIFGAGWDAWMSRFALLGSYLVFIPLIVFTLVWIIVKGKDRRLEMSFLAVVVIGGEVLDEGLRWLFHRPGPISGGFQFFNTFPSKETLTSITVCGFAAYLLVRHYGKVYIRLAAAAVVIILCLLVGLSRIYYNVQYPSDVAAGYVFGGTWLSLNVILLEIFRKMKQ; translated from the coding sequence ATGCAATTCTTGACGCAATGGTTGGATCATTACGGTTACGGTGTGCTGTTTATAGCTCTAGCGCTCGAAATGCTCGCTCTTCCGCTTCCCGGTGAAATATTGCTGAGTTATACCGGCTTGCAGATTTACGAGGGGAAGTTAAATTGGCTGCTTTCCCTGGCATCTGCGGGCGCGGGAGCCATTGCCGGAATAACCGCAGCTTATTGGATCGGCTTCAAACTCGGCAAGCCGTTCTTCGAGAAATATGGTTCCCGGTTTCATATGGGGCCGGAGAAGCTGGCTCAAGTGTCGGAGTGGTTTGATAAATATGGGAACAAATTGTTGATCATCTCGTTTTTTCTGCCAGGCGTGAGACACTTCACAGGTTATTTCTCGGGAGTTACCCGGATGTCTTTTCGCAAATATGCCGTTTTTGCCTATTCGGGGGCTCTTTTATGGGTGGGAGTATTCATTACTCTCGGGAAATTACTTGGTCCCAAGTGGGAGAAATACCATCACACCATTAACCGCTACCTGCTGATTGCCGGTATTGCGGCTTTTGTCGTCTTTATCCTGGTTTATCTGTACCGGAAGAATAAGCAGCTTATTTTTACCCGCATGACGGATTTGCTTGAAGCAGGAATCCGGCATTTTCATTCTCTCGGCAAGGTGAAATTTATCGTTCTGTCGGCATTTGCCGTATTTATTCTGTTCTTCTCCCTGATGATCGGATTGATTCAGGATTTCCTGGCTCAAGAATTCTCCCTCTTTGACCAGCTGACTTCATATCTTGTGCATGCAATATTTGGCGCGGGCTGGGATGCCTGGATGAGCCGTTTCGCCTTGCTCGGCTCTTACCTTGTCTTTATTCCACTCATTGTATTTACTCTGGTTTGGATCATCGTCAAAGGCAAGGACCGCCGTCTTGAAATGAGTTTTCTTGCCGTGGTCGTCATAGGCGGGGAAGTGCTAGACGAAGGGCTGCGCTGGTTGTTTCACCGTCCGGGTCCGATTTCAGGCGGGTTCCAGTTTTTCAATACTTTTCCGAGCAAGGAGACTCTTACTTCCATAACGGTATGCGGCTTCGCGGCGTATTTGCTGGTTCGGCATTATGGAAAAGTATATATTCGATTGGCCGCAGCGGCAGTCGTGATTATACTGTGCCTGCTTGTCGGGTTAAGCCGAATCTATTACAATGTGCAATACCCGAGTGACGTTGCCGCGGGTTATGTATTCGGCGGCACTTGGCTCAGCCTGAATGTAATCCTGCTTGAGATCTTTCGAAAGATGAAGCAATAA
- a CDS encoding undecaprenyl-diphosphatase: MFISQMDYSIFEIINNLAGRMPWLDAVMRFFASDGSYLFYAGIIVYWFSRTSDCRRMVGEALVSACAAFGIGVVLSHLFYRDRPFVVHHVTQLIGHPANASFPSDHAIGAFVIATSIYMFRRRDGLIWLLIAACIAFSRVWTGVHYPLDVIAGAIIGIGSAAGIHGLFHRSFQVRKWFESGLGLYEGVERRIWPKGLSRTERP, encoded by the coding sequence ATGTTTATATCGCAAATGGATTATTCCATCTTTGAAATTATCAATAATCTCGCTGGACGGATGCCCTGGCTTGATGCAGTTATGCGTTTTTTTGCCTCGGACGGCTCTTACTTATTCTACGCGGGCATCATCGTATACTGGTTCAGCCGGACGAGCGACTGTAGACGGATGGTAGGCGAAGCGCTGGTGTCGGCATGCGCAGCTTTTGGAATCGGCGTGGTCTTGAGTCATTTATTCTACCGGGACCGTCCGTTCGTCGTTCATCACGTTACCCAATTAATCGGCCATCCGGCCAATGCCTCCTTTCCCAGCGATCACGCAATCGGCGCTTTTGTCATCGCAACATCGATCTATATGTTCAGGAGGCGAGACGGCTTAATATGGCTGCTGATAGCGGCGTGTATCGCTTTCTCCCGTGTGTGGACAGGAGTTCACTATCCCCTGGATGTAATCGCCGGAGCTATTATCGGTATCGGATCCGCCGCAGGAATACACGGGTTGTTCCACCGTTCCTTTCAAGTAAGGAAGTGGTTTGAATCTGGCCTCGGATTGTATGAAGGAGTGGAGCGGCGAATTTGGCCGAAAGGTTTATCGCGGACGGAGCGGCCTTAG